A window of the Vicia villosa cultivar HV-30 ecotype Madison, WI unplaced genomic scaffold, Vvil1.0 ctg.001436F_1_1, whole genome shotgun sequence genome harbors these coding sequences:
- the LOC131635130 gene encoding uncharacterized protein LOC131635130 — translation MILTEYDIQYTTQKAIKSSVIADYLAHQPVDDYQTMHFEFPDEDIMCVVETANSQDQEEGPEPGARWTLVFDGASNALGNGIGAVLTSPTDFHIPFTARICFDCTNNVAEYEACIYGIEAAIDLRIKNIAVYGDSALVKWDNEAPSIVIKRLDEPAFCGVIDNVPDEKPWFYDIKKFLETQEYPEGASLTDRKTLKRLSAKFFLAGGATPFSLVYGMEAILPVEVEIPSLRVLTDVKLSEADWVQTRFDQLNLIDEKRLAAICHGQAYQKKMKKAFDK, via the exons atgatcttgacagaatatgacatacAATACACTACTCAGAAGGCCATTAAAAGTAGTGTGATTGCTGACTATCTTGCGCATCAACCTGTGGATGATTACCAAACTATGCactttgagtttcctgatgaGGATATAATGTGTGTGGTAGAGACTGCCAATAGTCAAGATCAagaggaaggacctgaaccaggggcgcGATGGACGCTGGTGTTCGATGGTGCTTCTAATGCATTAGGCAATGGTATTGGGGCTGTTCTTACTTCTCCGACAGATTTTCATATTCCATTCACGGCcaggatttgttttgattgtactaATAATGTGGCTGAATATGAGGCTTGCATATATGGTATTGAGGCTGCCATTGACTTGAGGATTAAAAATATCgcagtttatggagattctgctttg GTTAAATGGGACAATGAAGCGCCTTCAATTGTGATCAAAAGGTTGGATGAGCCCGCGTTCTGTGGCGTTATTGATAACGTGCCTgatgagaaaccatggttttatgacattaagaAATTTCTGGAGACCCAAGAGTATCCTGAGGGTGCTTCCCTTACGGATAGGAAAACTCTGAAGAGACTATCTGCCAAGTTCTTCCTTGCCGGAG gggcaactcccttctcattagtatatggcatggaagcgattCTTCCGGTGGAGGtcgagattccttcattaagggtatTGACAGATGTGAAGCTCAGTGAAGCTGATTGGGTTCAGACCAGATTTGATCAACTAAACCTCATTGATGAAAAGAGATTAGCGGCCATATGCCACGGgcaagcttatcaaaagaagatgaagaaagccTTCGACAAATAG